GATTCTAATCAAGGTAACATTTTATTTTCCTCTACCTCTACCTCACAGGTTAATTCAACGGCAACGAAGGTATCTAATTCTCTTTCCGATTTATCTCATGTTGATAGGTTAAAAGATCGGGAGAACAATGGCGTGAAAGAAGGGTAATTTTATGACCCTGATAAAATCAGAACGTGACATTAACAATGGGCTAGGCAAGTAACAAATAAACTGATAAACAATGGTTAGCAGGGGGTCCGAAATAAAATACCTGCTTGAACCCACATGCTTTTGAATTCTGAACAACGCTACTAAATCGACTacaggaggatttcaagtcgttctggaacTCCCAGCAACATTTAGggaactactggagcctccattttcttaaaagggacatcctaatgAATATCTAGCTTAAAGTACtctagccaaaaaaaatttggctctaCGAATAAAATAgcggtcattttgattaaaattgcaGATTTTCTTTTCCAACGTAcggactcgcacgaaattttccTAACTGGACAAAGCTACATAGACCGAAAGAGCATATGCAAAACTTCCATCACTAGCCCGAATTTCAAGGGTATGAGCaattattttggatttgaagtatatttttaaaaatcaaatttgagccaaaaatgggaaacagaagagctcaaaaaattgtgaaaatgtgtCGAAATTTCGAAAGCTGCAATGTGGGAACGAGAAACACCCGAACATGACAATTTGGAAAGCTCCAAAAAGAGAgcaaaaaactaattttctatttcagcaaaaagagtcacttttctttcattttggaagaaattaAGTCTTATATTTTTACCACTTAATTGGatgttggaatatgaagatgagaaaaaaacacacacaaatcTATAGCGTATACGAAATGACAGACTGAACTCCAGgatgagtttttatttttgtttactttcatCACTATTTCTCTCTAAGTTCATTTTCATATTCCAACATCCGATTAAGTggtaaaatactttttttttccaaaatagaagaaaattgCCACATCTCGTGCTTTTCCGTTGAGTTCTATTTGTCAAGAACAGTATTGTGACAAGCTTCACGCAGGAGACTCGTATGCTAACGCAACTAGAGTGTATTCGATTGTGATCTCATGATCTGTGATTTTGCCTTGGTTTCAGATGAACCAAATGGTACACAATACAGAGTACACACAACATGGCATGGTTAATCTTACCAGattggaattggaaaaatacTGACTAAAGACATGATTAGAAAATTTGATGCAAaaccatcagctattcgctgattgcaagatagtttttgcattttctttcatcatacttattggttgatggttgcattggttgctaagttcgcttttaaatatcaacttgaaactgATTTCCCAATTCTTgatctttttcataatttataaagtaaactaaaatgtacctactactacttttatcaaaatgaagtcaaaaaaattgctcgtaAGTAAGAATATTCAACTAAACAACTTTCGATGGAATAATCAACGTAATCTGAACTTGGACAAGTAGTaacaatttgaacaaaacattttctgatttttcagttccacttcctatttataaaaaaatgtctgatttttataaaattgaattcaaaaaaatttcaaaaatctactggagaccacaaaactgctcgaaactttttaaaatggtttccaatcgatttggcaggtcaaaaatagggtccatcccaaatttcagctttctaaatcaatttggtaaaattttgattttttttctcttttttggcctaggtaaattttattttcaaaaattcacgaaaaatcgaaaaatgcaccgtagcagttgaaattttgcctgGGGTGATAAATTATTgtatgctttttcgatctagcctcgtaaaattcaaaaaaaaaaaaaacaaaaatcgtgCGAAttctatgttggaaagcaaaattagcgattttggctgacctgtcaatcaaaatggccgccattttgtttaTAATGCTAACTTTCCTTTTGACATTAAACTATTCCTTAGATTGCCCCCttttagaagaaaattttcgccattttgtTAATAATGCAAATTTTCCTTTTGGCAATAAACTATTCCTTAGATTGTCCCCTTTTAGAGAAAAATTTCCCAGATGATAAGCCGGGGGGGTGCAATCACTCTTATTGTCATATACCAGACTAGTGGATAGGTAAAGATATCAAATACACCTGTACACCTACGCTGAGTCAGTATGGTGTAAATAGGGATCTCTCTCAAGGCTAACAAACATCATTAGTGTGTACTAGACCAGACGTCATCTGCATTGTGGATAAGTATGCATAGGCAGAGGCACAGGCAATATGTCGCAGGTAATaggttaggtactcgtataatgtTGACATCAGCATTCACGTCAGCTGGTCTGTCACTGTTTCCGTCTGCGTCATCTTTGTCTTTATGTatttgtaggtactcgtatttacaatCTATACGAGCGGGTACTGTAACAATACCAGCGGATAGGAGGTTTAGGTAAGGTACGTGGCCGCTCCGCTTGGGGTGCCGCTCTAATAAGACGGTTAGCGAAATTAGTACAAATTGTTTTGATTGCTGGTACCGACGTGCGAAAAGTTCACCAAGAATAGGTAGCATACGAGTTTGACGAATGGAGGTAAAAATAGCCCAAGATGAGACGCGGCAACATGCGTCATTCCAATTCTCATTCGGTCgcgattaattttgaatttcaaaagagAACAAATATACGTAAAAATTCGATCAACTGGCGCGCGACAAATTAATTGCGAACAtgaaacgtcgtcgtcgtcgtagaaATTGCGACGCAACACGGCGCAACATCGTCCAAATAAAGCTCGCTCACAGGTATCAGTGTTTGTTTACGATTTGCTGACTGGTTAGCTTTTATCCGAGTTGAAGATCTCGAgtaatattgagaaaaaaatcgatttcagaaGGATTTCGATTGGTTTAAAACTtctgctacaaaaaaaaactcatgcttaggtacctacttctaggACTTGGAATTTCATATTAAGCACAACGTGTCTCAAAATCGTCATgttccatcattttttaaatcaattatttCGAAATGGGGAACCTGATGCTAAATTTGACTGAATctagaaattgagaaaaaatagggACACTTCTTAAACTGCttgccaaattgaccaaaaaaatacaaattctggtttaaaattttaaattattgttccAGGATGAACCAATGAAATCCTAGCCATTCCAATACTGATGCAAAATTCAATAGCTTTAGAAATTCGATACAAATTTgcaaatatcttttttttttttcaaaataagggaCCTGATACCACTGAAACCCAGAAATTATGTACACAAATCATTGGgatatttttctcgaataatgcatggcaaacttgcccaaaaaaaacgTACTCGTGAACCAGtttcaaatattccaaatacTTCCATCACGAGCCAATGACAGCTCAACCATACCGatgcttttttccaaataatgCGAATttagttttagaattttttttaaaattgcagcGATCATACACGACCTCTCGGTGCAGGACAGTAAACGCAGTAAGTACGTTAGAAGACACGAAGATGAGATTCAAAACCTTCACAGATATTCTCAGAGCTCGAATCCAGCATAATGTTTCTCAAATCGTAAAACTGCGAGTACAGGCCAAAGCCAAAGCGATGTGCTCGGGCGCAAGACGGGTACATTTGAAGGGATTCcagcatccaaaaaaaattggtagggtAACACACCACTTTTCGTCATTGTCTTTCAAGACAATTATGTACAACCTCTTTGAAAGCGACTAACATTGGGCTGCATTCTGACGACGAGAGGTGGtactttcaatcattttttcccatTGCTATGAAAGCATACTCGAGATTAAtagaggaaaaaattaacaccATTTCACCAGCATCCAAACACTTCAAAAGCTTTCACGAATGGAGAACTGGAGAATTAGTGTGGCTACCCCAGCTATGATCACCCATCAGTGATGCAGCTCCGCCAAACTCACATCAACTAGTCACACACCTGCATATACGAGATTCTGCATATACGAGATTCGTATCGATCACTGATCATACTAATAAATGAATATCGGGGTCAAATTGTCCGCAGTCATGTTCCTTCGATGTTGATTACAGAAACAGATAGAAAGCCACGAAGCTTCGACGAGCTCCGAGAGTCCGACGGTACTGGGAtcaaagggagaaaaaaatgatgaaaaaaaatcgaccacaATCCGGCCTACACCAAGCTCTAGAACCATATTCGCTTTCTTTACGCAAAGTGCTAGACATTTTATGGATTTACACGTGAAGTTGTTGAAAAGGGGATACTGcgattgtgaatatttttcgactcaataattcgaattttaaaacagaaagtCACCAAGGAAAGTGTTGTTTGAATTCTTTTTAGtagcgaaaaataattttggaccATAGATTATTAATTTTAGCGTGATGAATCGTACGTATAAATACTCTGAATGATCAATGCACTGATACAGTATGCCCTTTTCAAACAATAGCAACGCTGATCCCCGAGAACTGAACGCGAATATCTCTGTCTATAAGATGACGTTACCGGGGCAGTAGTTTGTGTCATAGAATAAGGTTGGGGAGTTGTTTGCTTTTTATTCAATACTTGATATTGCTCATACATACTtttatgatccaaaaattgttcttcacaaaatttcatttcaaaaagtccaaaaatttcaaaaattgctaccCATTCCTGTATCTcgctccaaaaaaattcaaagccgTTCAAAGTAGACTACTCAAGATTTTTCAGgagcaaaaaaatatgattttcacttttaaaaaaaaatacaagcaaGATAGAAGGGAGgtgtttcaattttggaacattttagaatttttcaagtctaaTATGGCCTTTATACAGGTAACTTTATTTGTATTTATAAATGTATCCGGAAGTCGATGAAGAAAGttttatcgaaaaatatgtaacacaaaaaaaatttaatcctcAAAAGAAATCGACATCAAAACTTTGAACGCATTGTTTATCAATAACACCGAAATCTTATTCCATGACACCGTAAGACACTCGTCGATTATTCGTTTTCGCAATGTTCAAATCAACAGCGAAAGAACAACACAACCCAGACATGAACTAATATTCtgtttaaatataaaaaaatttcaatcgcgGAAAAGAACCAGAAAACTCGGTGCCTAAcaaaaaaactgccaaaaaaatcgaaaaattgaatttacaaataggaatttttttggaaaaaaaatcataaatgcTGATGCTAGGTATGTACAAAAAGAATAAATTCCTTTTTCAAACTGCAGAAAAATTTACTGCAACTGTTACACAAAAGGTTCAAAATGAAATAGTGCAACAAGATGTTACCGAGGCAGCACTCATGACTCAACATAAACACAAACTCTATGTGCCTATATTTGTTCAACACATTTAGcaaaattatttccaattttcacacaaatacaaatttttactttttggtttaaatttggACTGTTGTTTGGCTTTGCCCTCCctcatcaacaaaaaaatttggaagtgaaaaaaacgaattgaatgaactcagattcaaattcaaatatttctattGCAGATCACAGCTTTCGCTGCATTCATTTCGACTACACTCCCATAATTCCATCTatgtacaaaaattcgaaaccttttttttttttcagaacaggtgatctgattgaaaaattttctcaactttacaAAGCAGCagcccacaaaaaaaaatcagttagaAATAAGGGAGGGGGAAGTACGTCAAGTAACTgctctggtcaaaaaaaaaaaaaaaaagtattcgaaactgaaagaaaaattacaactaCTGAAAAGATGAcccaaatgacaaaaaaagCTCCCACAACAAAAAAAGTGGGAAATGCATAAATTATAACCCAATTGCATTAGACGGTTGTTGCAGGCAGCCCAATTActttaaagaaagaaaaaaaatcaaagtaaccTTTTTGGCGTGAAAAGTAACCAATAAGTAACAAAAACAACATGAAaaccaaaatgacttttttttaataaaaaaaaatttaaattactcgtTGTGTTATTAATAGCTGTTTTCTTTTCGCATGCTCCGAGCAAGGAGTAAAAACGCACGGAGTAAACTGGAATTGTCATATTTACTCCTAAAGTGCGTGTTCGAAAAGAACGCTTGCGAGTGTGTAAAGTAACATTTTTGATAGCAATTAGTTCAGACGAgatgaaaattgcttttaaaaattagaattgaaaatttataatacattcagttgacttttttctgattattgcgagttgaaaatataaaataaattataaaatccaAGGAAAgactaattttaatacaaaaaattattatttaaacatttgaaaacgATAATATTGTACACAAAACAGCACATTTGAACTTTATttagtgaaataaaaataacttgTCATCACAAATGtccttttcaaaatcattttctattcaaatgtccatttttccaaatttatttgtacattttttacataaaaccactataatttcaaaatacccgccattttaatttgaatccaaacaaaacaaaatgttcCGTTGCTACTTTACTCCTTTTACTACCACTTTTCAGAACGAGCAAAAATAACCGGTTCTTTTTACTCGGAGCAACGAAAAGAACGCCAGCACAGAGTAAAAAGGAAGTGATTATTTTGCGAAAAGAACGCTCTATTTTACTCGGAGTTACTCGGAGCTACTCGGAGCATGCGAAAAGAAAACAGCTAATGAATTTCCGCCCCATCTGTCTTTGTAAGGATGATAgaatgtaagtatgtattattTTGGAAGGTGACGACGAGTCAGTAACAGAAATTCCAACACAAATGAAGAGTCGACTACCGAAGGTCGAgtcttttgaagaaaaaaaaaggtcgatctttgtcaccatcatcgggTAGAAAGCAGAACCACACTTATACTCGCGTAGTCCAGTCCTTGGCCCTTTTCTGCGCAGGACTAGGAGGATGTACTACCGGCGTTCgagcaaaagctttgaaaagttgattttcttaggtttaacattttttaattttagtaatactttcaggaaattttaaTAACAGTCATCTTTGAAAATAGGAACGAAATCAGCCCGAGGGAAAAGACCCTAATATATCATTAGCACAATCAAcacaaaatcaaatcaaatttttctcaactcgacTTCTAAAATATTTCCGGCCAGAACCGAAGTCCGAAATAGAGCAGATcaaaagaaaagttgaaaaatgagcgaaaaaacTAGAACacaaaattttcctcaaatttgaggcaACCAGTGAATGCAAACTGGTTTTCCGATACATCGATGGAAAGTTCTTGAAATTTCCGTTTTAATCATCCCAATCTCGAcgaatttcgttattttcagcTTCTAAGAACTTgatcaaaaaaagctcaactttgaaacttcaagttcatttttcaagggGTTCCAAtcacaatttcaaattatcagcCAGATGTTCAGAATCAGGCGTTAAAATTATGAGAACGCTAAATTTCCTACGAAATggtttttcacaatttaccTACGTTTGCAGTCTGAGCGCCTTCAAAGATTACGAAGTACATACAAATTTGACGAAAACAGTGAAGTCGAACTTTCTCAGGTGATTAAATGATTATCGAATATAGAAAGTTCAGATGGTATTAGTAATCACGCATAGTTCTGggtgaaaatgcaaaaaaaaaacttatttccGGGGTTTGGTTTCATTGATGAATGCGTCATAAGTTGGATTCGTATACCTAGTTAAATAAGCCAAATAATTCGCAAACGagcaaaaatgcaattttattaaaaatgccataatataaaaaataacgtagataggtaaggtacaagCTGGACTTACACAGAGGGATACACGTGTAcgaaggtaggtactaggtagaggtactcgatGTGATATGGCTCTCCTGTGGTAGATTGTGTCTTATGCGTTAGAAATTACAAACATACTCCAGGTACATATACTTTTTTACATACACCAAATACCTAAATATGGCCATTGTTGCGATAAATTCAactattaatttaaaaaaatacctagatacACGTGTTGTATGCTGTGTGGTGTGTACTGTAGAATGTGCAGAATCAGCTTTCATACGTACGCGTGATTTTGCTCGTATTGATTTGccaatttacatattttgataCGAATAAATCGGTAAATGATTGCATTTAACAGGTACCTTAGATCACTTACACAAATATGTACACATACAGTATACACTTAAATATCTGTAGTAACAGTAGATAAGTATGCTTAGTAGGAGGCAACTTGTGTGAATCTAGACAAATTCGTATTGTACGGTGTAGGTACGTATCAGGTTATAGGTACAGGTCTAGGTAGCTTATGCGAAATAGTACGCTAAGGTAGCAGGAGCGCTGGAGCATTGGAGCAGCAATCTGGTAGCTGGAAAGTAGCGGAGGAACGGTCGTTGTGGCTTTGGTTACTGACTACTTTTGACTGTGTGGTTGTCTGCTTATCTGTAGTATGGCCATCCCCAGTGGCTGTAGTACGAAGAATAATACGGATATCCGTAACCTgcgtattattaaaaaaaaaataagtactcgTCAGACGTCAAAATTCCCTAAAATGTGTCTCGAAAATAATACTAGATTCAGATTCGCTCGAGTTTTTTAATCTGAatatttcaaactcaaattaCGAGTCGAGGTGTCtaccgaattgaaaaaatgaaaaaggatgGCCTCTTGATGACTTCTAAATGACCAAAGAGCCTTTTAGGATAAGATGGCGTGATGGGTACTTCCTCCAACTTTGACGAAACTACAAgaatactgaaaaaattcgtCTGTTAACGAAAATGAGGCCCCAAACGAacagaaaacgaaattttgaaaaatgggggacTAACCCCCTTCGAGCTCTTCACCACCGAACCCCTCATATGAGGTTTAGTGAACGTCTTCTATATGCCTGCAAATTTTGTTTTGGGGTTCTTGGGTATCATGTAAAATTCTATGTTTCTATCGATCATGAATTGCAGTTTACTTGTCGTTTTTACTCCTGGATTATTTGTTTTTACCTACGTTTGaggttcaaaaatggaaaattgtcattttcgtgAATTACCACGTACTTGGcttgaaatttctttcttttttttttcaagaaatattgatCTAACATGACCGAACACggcaaaaaatgacgaaatatcACGTTTCTTGAAggattttgattgttttgagcATATTGTTACAACCATTTTTGAGCTCTacaaaaaatatacgagtattacgTATGTTATACCTTGAGGTGtaaatgaatttctgaaaaaatttcgcagtGGGCCCCCTcctcgtttttttaaaagaatttttgaattttcaccccctcccccctccacccaAAAATTCTCggagtatgaaaaaaaaattgaaaaaaattgcacataaGCACCTATTGTGtgactacctatttttaatgaaagtttcaacatttttggaccaCCTCCTCCGAAGAcctagaatttgaaatttcgagcaCATGTGGGCACATTTCTCGGGTtcagggagggggggggggtgactcaaacattttttgggatggttttacatccaAACTAATATTTTGGGagagtttcgtcaaaattgcagaaaatgtcGATTTCACTTTtggacgacttttttttttcaaatttcagcattgTGATTTTTCACGATTCTTACGTTATTATCGCTGAAATTCTACCAATTTcaggtaagtaattttcaggttttttcgATGATAATTTTACGGTTTTCATTACGTTTCGTGTGTTTTTCCcacgatttcatttcatttcgataCTTCTTGGTAGAGGTACGAAGAAATGAAAAGCGAGAATCGAGAAAGATCGAAAGTAAGGAAACTGGTTGAACTTTGAAGCTGCTTGACGGGAAGCGAGTAGTAATTCGCGTAGCAAGGTCAATGACACGAACAAATGTGGGAAAAAACGTGTGCGAACGAGCGAGGCCACCGCGCACCTCGCACCATCGTAAATTAATCGTACTTAAATACGTAAATAAATGAACGTATTCGTACACGAGTCATAAAATTTCGAGTGGCAATTGGTGACTGCAGATGGcgaccaattttcaaaatgaaataactgCCGGgatcgttttcaaaattctcccTACTCTTCTCTTTCTTCTCATTAGGTATCGAGCGATCGGATACTTGAAATATTGTAAGGGGGGGGGTCGATGATCGTGTTTTTCTTACCATATGCGTAATATCTCGGATAGTAGTATCCGTAGTAAGGGTATGCGTAACCATATCCGTAGGAGCTTTCGCCTTTCAGCGTTTCTTGGTTGGGTCCGGCTACACCAGCCGGTAATGGCGGCTGCTGTCCTCCTACCGTAGATGCGGCATTTATCGGACTACCTGGTGCGGCCATTCTTCGTAATTGCTCGTCAGCGACGGCGGCTGCTGCTG
The sequence above is a segment of the Planococcus citri chromosome 3, ihPlaCitr1.1, whole genome shotgun sequence genome. Coding sequences within it:
- the LOC135839061 gene encoding uncharacterized protein LOC135839061 — translated: MTKFSFLVVAILAAVLSLVQVQCYPSPAAAAVADEQLRRMAAPGSPINAASTVGGQQPPLPAGVAGPNQETLKGESSYGYGYAYPYYGYYYPRYYAYGYGYPYYSSYYSHWGWPYYR